Proteins encoded within one genomic window of Deltaproteobacteria bacterium:
- a CDS encoding ABC transporter substrate-binding protein produces the protein MSQTALPAEHGPHAPRSRPRAQLSIYRPTARHGGVRKLFVRHKFTAPFCVILLLIGATEVADNRVHAQPLQRVVIAYPSRSIGSIHSFIAQDRGFFREEGLDAQLVQVRGTAAAAATISGDALAFEGMGSAMGVIQRGAPLKIITVSLFRPLFWLVARSEFKSIGDLKGKIMGTTTFGGVQHLTGLRMLRKGGLNPDKDVTVIQVGDVPTQLQALVNGTIHFGLLSPPTVIAARDKFKMNLLGTATEEFLGFQNGLAVHDRTLGKDRDLLKRLVRARSKANQYFWRNEKGTAETLAKYLRVELPIAIESYRLSRPAYTTDGIPQAKDIDEMIRMDAGVLNLSDPLPAARVFDFALQRQMNDELGIK, from the coding sequence TTGTCTCAAACGGCCCTACCCGCAGAGCATGGCCCTCATGCTCCACGATCTCGGCCGCGAGCGCAGCTGTCAATTTATCGGCCAACTGCTCGGCACGGTGGCGTGAGGAAACTATTTGTGAGGCATAAATTTACCGCACCATTCTGCGTGATCTTATTGCTGATCGGCGCGACTGAAGTTGCCGACAATAGGGTCCATGCGCAACCCTTGCAGCGCGTGGTGATCGCTTACCCGAGCCGCAGTATCGGCTCAATTCACTCTTTCATCGCTCAGGACCGGGGGTTTTTTCGCGAAGAGGGACTTGACGCGCAGTTGGTTCAAGTAAGAGGAACCGCCGCGGCCGCGGCGACGATCTCAGGCGACGCCCTGGCGTTCGAAGGCATGGGCAGCGCCATGGGTGTAATTCAGCGCGGTGCGCCATTGAAAATTATCACAGTGAGTTTATTCCGCCCGCTGTTTTGGCTTGTCGCTCGCTCGGAATTCAAATCGATCGGCGATCTCAAAGGCAAGATCATGGGCACGACAACCTTCGGCGGGGTGCAACATCTGACCGGTTTACGCATGCTGCGCAAGGGCGGGCTCAATCCTGACAAAGACGTGACCGTGATCCAGGTCGGCGACGTACCGACGCAGCTTCAAGCGCTGGTCAACGGCACGATTCACTTTGGCTTGTTGTCGCCCCCCACGGTTATCGCGGCGCGCGACAAATTCAAAATGAATCTGCTCGGTACCGCGACCGAAGAGTTTCTCGGATTCCAAAACGGCTTGGCGGTTCATGATAGAACGCTCGGCAAAGATAGAGACTTGCTAAAGCGGCTGGTTCGCGCGCGCAGCAAGGCCAATCAATATTTTTGGAGGAATGAAAAAGGCACCGCCGAGACTTTGGCGAAATATCTTCGCGTCGAATTACCGATAGCAATCGAATCCTATCGGCTGTCTCGCCCGGCCTACACGACGGATGGCATCCCGCAAGCGAAAGATATCGATGAAATGATTCGCATGGATGCAGGTGTGCTCAATCTTTCGGACCCGCTTCCGGCTGCCAGAGTTTTCGACTTTGCGCTGCAACGGCAAATGAACGACGAACTAGGGATAAAATGA